Proteins encoded by one window of Catharus ustulatus isolate bCatUst1 chromosome Z, bCatUst1.pri.v2, whole genome shotgun sequence:
- the PPWD1 gene encoding peptidylprolyl isomerase domain and WD repeat-containing protein 1, protein LRAVLCVVITSLAQRPARRSEVTTMASAECERKRKLPEVEAGGGDPAAADEEDEEERWVGPLPGEAAQAKKRKVLEFEHVYLENLPSASMYERSYMHRDVITHVACTKTDFIITASHDGHVKFWKKIEEGIEFVKHFRSHLGVIESIAVSSEGALFCSVGDDKAMKVFDVVNFDMINMLKLGYHPGQCEWIYCPGDAISSVATSEKSTGKIFIYDGRGNNQPLHVFDKLHMSPLTQIRLNPVYKAVVSSDKSGMIEYWTGTPHEYKFPKNVNWEYKTDTDLYEFAKCKAYPSSISFSPDGKKMATLGSDRKVRIFRFLTGKLMRVFDESLSMFTELQQMRQQLPDMEFGRRMAVERELEKVDAVRLINIIFDETGHFVLYGTMLGIKVINVETNRCIRILGKQENIRMMQLALFQGVAKKHRAAITIEMKASENPVLQNIQADPTVICTAFKKNRFYMFTKREPEDTKSADSDRDVFNEKPSKEEVMAATQAEGPKRVSDSAIIHTSMGDIHIKLFPVECPKTVENFCVHSRNGYYNGHIIHRIIKGFMIQTGDPTGTGMGGESIWGGEFEDEFHSTLRHDRPYTLSMANAGPNTNGSQFFITVVPTPWLDNKHSVFGRVTKGMEVVQRISNVKVNPKTDKPYEDISIINITVK, encoded by the exons CTTCGCGCCGTCCTTTGCGTGGTGATTACGTCACTCGCACAGCGCCCGGCGCGACGTAGTGAGGTGACCACTATGGCGTCCGCCGAGTGCGAGCGCAAGCGAAAGCTGCCGGAGGTAGAGGCGGGTGGCGGGGATCCGGCGGCAGCGGacgaggaggatgaggaggagcgGTGGGTCGGGCCGCTCCCTGGGGAGGCCGCACAGGCAAAGAAGAGGAAAG TTCTTGAATTCGAACATGTTTATCTTGAAAATCTACCATCGGCTTCGATGTATGAGCGCAGTTACATGCACAGGGATGTTATTACACACGTAGCATGTACCAA GACAGATTTTATCATAACAGCCAGTCATGATGGACATGTAaaattctggaagaaaataGAAGAAGGGATTGAGTTTGTTAAACACTTCCGAAGTCACTTGG GTGTTATTGAGAGTATTGCTGTTAGTTCAGAGGGGGCATTATTCTGTTCAGTTGGAGATGACAAAGCAATGAAGGTGTTTGATGTAGTGAACTTTGACATGATCAACATGCTGAAACTTGG CTACCACCCTGGCCAGTGTGAATGGATATATTGCCCTGGAGATGCCATATCCTCTGTTGCAACATCCgagaaaagcacaggaaaaatatttatatatgatGGACGAGGAAATAACCAACCACTTCATGTTTTTGATAAACTCCATATGTCCCCACTTACTCAGATACGCCTGAACCCTGTGTACAAAGCAGTTGTGTCTTCTGACAAGTCTGGAATGATCGAGTACTGGACTGGTACTCCTCATGAATATAAGTTTCCCAAGAATGTGAACTGGGAGTATAAAACAGATACTGATCTATATGAATTTGCTAAATGCAAGGCTTACCCGTCCAGTATAAGTTTTTCACCTGATGGCAAGAAAATGGCCACTCTTGGGTCTGATAGAAAAGTTAGAATTTTTCGTTTTCTGACAGGAAAGCTCATGAGAGTCTTTGATGAATCTCTGAGT atGTTTACTGAACTTCAGCAGATGAGACAACAACTGCCTGACATGGAGTTTGGCCGACGTATGGCAGTTGAGCGTGAGCTGGAGAAAGTGGATGCAGTAAgattaattaatataatttttgatGAAACTGGACACTTCGTTCTCTATGGAACAATGTTGGGCATTAAGGTCATAAATGTAGAGACAAACAG ATGTATTCGTATCTTGGGAAAACAAGAGAACATCAGAATGATGCAACTGGCTTTGTTCCAAGGAGTAGCAAAGAAACACCGTGCGGCAATCACTATAGAGATGAAGGCATCTGAAAATCCTGTTCTACAGAATATTCAGGCAGATCCAACAGTAATCtgcacagcttttaaaaaaaacaggttttacaTG TTTACTAAACGTGAACCAGAAGACACGAAGAGTGCAGATTCTGACAGAGATGTATTTAATGAGAAACCTTCTAAAGAAGAGGTCATGGCAGCCACTCAGGCAGAAGGTCCCAAAAGAGTGTCAGACAGTGCCATCATTCACACAAGCATGGGAGATATTCATATCAAACTTTTTCCTGTTGA GTGTCCCAAAACAGTGGAAAACTTCTGTGTGCATAGCAGGAATGGTTACTACAATGGACACATAATTCACCGCATCATCAAG GGTTTCATGATTCAAACTGGTGACCCAACTGGTACAGGAATGGGAGGTGAAAGCATTTGGGGAGGAGAATTTGAAGATGAGTTTCATTCAACTTTACGACATGACAGACCATACACACTTAGCATGGCTAATGCAGGACCAAATACCAATGGATCCCAATTTTTTATAACAGTAGTGCCGACT CCATGGCTTGACAACAAGCACAGTGTGTTTGGACGGGTGACTAAAGGAATGGAAGTCGTTCAGAGAATCTCAAATGTCAAAGTCAATCCCAAAACTGACAAACCCTATGAGGATATCAGCATCATTAATATAACAGTGAAGTAA